In the Breoghania sp. genome, GCGACGTCTTGAGGACCGGCTCGGCACCCGGCTACTTCAACGCACCACGCGCCAGATTGCGCTGACCGAGGCGGGCCAGGGCTATTTCGAACGCGTGACCGCCATCCTCACACAGGTGGAGGAGGCAGAATCCTTCGTGACCCGGCGTTCCGGCATCGCCAAGGGACGTCTCAAGGTTGCGGCTCCCACCTCGTTTGGCCGAAAGCACATTGCACCGCACCTGTTGCCGTTTCTCGACGCCAACCCGGACCTTTCCGTCGACCTGGAACTGTCGGACAACTTCGTCGATATCGTTGGAGAAGGCTACGACCTCGCCATCAGGATTGCCGAGCTTTCCGATTCAAGCCTTGTGGCGAAGCGGCTCGCGCGCATTCATCGCGTCTTGTGCGCCAGCCCGACCTATCTGGAGCGTCACGGAACGCCGCGCACGATTGCTGATCTCGCCGGACACACCTGCCTTGCCGCGGCCAATCAGGATCCGTGGCGGCTCGACGGGCCGGACGGACCTGTCATTGTTCGCGCACACGGGCGGCTTGCCACCAATTCCAACGAGGTTGTGCTGCAGGCGGTGCGCGCGGGTGTCGGCGTGGCGCTGCGCTCCACATGGGACGTGGGCGCGGATCTTCGCGAGGGA is a window encoding:
- a CDS encoding LysR family transcriptional regulator codes for the protein MNDFADMEIFARVVTAGSMSAAGREMGLSPAVVSKRLRRLEDRLGTRLLQRTTRQIALTEAGQGYFERVTAILTQVEEAESFVTRRSGIAKGRLKVAAPTSFGRKHIAPHLLPFLDANPDLSVDLELSDNFVDIVGEGYDLAIRIAELSDSSLVAKRLARIHRVLCASPTYLERHGTPRTIADLAGHTCLAAANQDPWRLDGPDGPVIVRAHGRLATNSNEVVLQAVRAGVGVALRSTWDVGADLREGRLQVVLPEYRASRHVAIYAVYPSRRFLPAKVRVFIDYLAALYGPEPYWDEGLDETLAQAPVSSNAP